A segment of the Terribacillus aidingensis genome:
CAAGTCTCTTAAAACATCCTCATCAATATCTGCTGTTTTATTAATATACACACATGCCTTCCCAGTCTTATGCTTACCAAGCTTCTGCAAGTGCGCTTCCCTATCAGGTTCACCAGGAGCCAGATACAAACTAATATTGGCCTTTCTCGGTGAAAACCCAACAAGCGGGGCGTCACCTTCGTGTCCGGTTGCATAACGGTAGTGATAAGAACCAAAACCAATAATGCTCGGTCCCCACATTTTGGCTTCAAAGCCTGTTGTGTCTGTAAAAATATCCAGCAGCTTATAAGCATCTTCTCTTTTTTTAGGATTCTCTACAGCTTCGATGAAATCTAGCACGCTATTGTCTGTTTCCTTTGTTTTTAATTCATATCCCAATTGTTTGTCCTCCTCTATTTTTTATTTTATAAGTAATGGCGTTAGTATTTAATTTGTCTCCTTTTTACTTTTGATGATCTTCCTTTTGAACTGTTAGAGCCGTGGCAATAAAGAATCTATACATATGCGGAACGTTGTGCTCTCTGTTCTTATCTTATTTCCTTGGAATTTATATTTTCCTGCAACAAGCGCTTTTCATCACTATCTTATATAAATCCTCCATTAACACGCAATGTGTGCAATGGCTTTTCCAATCCCCGATGCAGAGGCAGTAATAAGAGCTTTTTTACCTTTCAATCCTAAATCCATGTTCAGCCTCCTCCTTTTGTGTTAGATCCATGTTATACGCTATAGCTTGAGAAGCAAGGGATAGGCTATTCCAATGGTTTTAAGTCCTTATATGTATAAAAGCCGGAGATCTAGTCCCCGGCTATTGTTCTTAATATACATCCTTCCATTCATCGATATTCGATTTATCAAATTTGAATGGGTCTCCAAGCATGATTTGTGTGCCTTCTCCATCCTCGACGACCTCCACTTCACCAAGATCACGTAAATCTACTTTCTCTCCTAGTTCACCAGAGATGTTGCCTTCACCCAATTCATAAGCAGCGTAAGCAGCACCCTTCCCTACATCGATCGGATTCCACAAATACATCCAAGGGCTGACTCCGCTTTCAATGTAGGTCGCCATTTCACTCGGCAAGCCAAGGCCGGTCAAAGCGATTTCGCCTTCCAAACCTTTGTCTGTAAGCACTTTACCTGCTGCAGCAATACCAACAGTCGTTGGTGCGATGATTGCCTTCAAATCAGGATAAGATTTAAGCAACGCTTCTGTTTCAGATACACTTTTATCACGCAAATCGTCTCCGTAAGCTACTTTTACAAGCTCAATATCTTT
Coding sequences within it:
- a CDS encoding DUF1801 domain-containing protein yields the protein MGYELKTKETDNSVLDFIEAVENPKKREDAYKLLDIFTDTTGFEAKMWGPSIIGFGSYHYRYATGHEGDAPLVGFSPRKANISLYLAPGEPDREAHLQKLGKHKTGKACVYINKTADIDEDVLRDLIGDSVDFLRKTYPES